Proteins co-encoded in one Ruegeria pomeroyi DSS-3 genomic window:
- a CDS encoding phosphotransferase codes for MVKPLHEFDRSELGSYLAAHVEGFDALDKIERFGGGQSNPTYKITSGARTFVLRAKPPGKLLASAHQVDREYRVLRALSDTPVPVPQVYHLSGETSPLGTMFYVMEMLDGQIFWDPALPELARDRRGAVYTQLSRTLAALHDVAPTQMGLRDFGAPGDYFARQLARWTKQYRASTDAENPLIEQLIEWLAAHQPEDDGQVSIVHGDFRIDNLVFSKDASRVIGILDWELSTLGHPIADLAYFCMCLRLPQSGLVKGLGSANRDDFGLPTEESIVAQYCVQRGIEPPAFWTFALAFSLFRLIAIATGVLKRAQQGNASNPRGEAETRRIIETLTKLAGDVIAG; via the coding sequence ATGGTAAAGCCCCTGCACGAATTCGACCGCTCCGAGCTCGGCTCCTACCTTGCCGCGCATGTCGAGGGGTTCGACGCGCTGGACAAAATCGAGCGTTTTGGCGGCGGGCAATCCAACCCGACCTACAAGATCACCAGCGGTGCGCGCACTTTTGTTCTGCGCGCCAAGCCCCCGGGCAAGCTGCTGGCCTCGGCGCATCAGGTCGACCGCGAATACCGCGTGCTACGCGCCCTGTCCGATACACCTGTCCCGGTGCCACAGGTCTATCACCTGAGCGGAGAGACCAGCCCGCTGGGAACGATGTTCTACGTGATGGAAATGCTCGATGGGCAGATCTTCTGGGACCCTGCCCTGCCAGAGCTGGCGCGTGACCGGCGCGGCGCCGTCTACACGCAACTGTCCAGGACGCTCGCCGCCCTGCACGATGTCGCCCCGACGCAGATGGGCCTGCGGGACTTCGGTGCTCCAGGTGACTACTTCGCGCGCCAACTGGCACGCTGGACCAAACAATATCGTGCCAGCACCGACGCGGAGAATCCGCTCATCGAACAGCTCATCGAATGGCTTGCGGCGCATCAACCCGAAGATGATGGACAGGTCAGCATCGTGCATGGCGACTTCCGGATCGACAATCTCGTCTTCTCCAAAGACGCCTCCCGCGTGATCGGCATTCTTGACTGGGAACTCAGCACCCTTGGTCATCCGATCGCCGATCTGGCCTATTTCTGCATGTGCCTGCGCCTGCCTCAGTCAGGCCTCGTGAAGGGCCTCGGATCGGCAAATCGCGATGACTTTGGCCTGCCCACCGAAGAGAGCATTGTCGCGCAGTATTGCGTGCAGCGCGGGATCGAGCCGCCAGCGTTCTGGACTTTCGCGCTGGCATTTTCGTTGTTTCGTCTTATCGCCATTGCGACCGGCGTACTGAAGCGCGCCCAGCAAGGGAATGCATCAAACCCCAGGGGAGAAGCAGAAACGCGGCGTATCATTGAAACGTTGACCAAGCTCGCAGGCGACGTGATCGCAGGTTAG
- a CDS encoding ABC transporter ATP-binding protein encodes MPALKVTNLAKTFPLKKPIFGSAPPGVRAVRPMSFEVATGETLGVVGESGCGKSTLARMLVGLLEPSEGSIEIEGRALDNADPAEFGKLIQYVFQDPQSSLNPRKTIRQVMEAPLRRLYGMPKPERDRRISEIFASVNLREEFLDRYPHEFSGGQAQRIGIARALAANPRIIILDEPVSALDVSVQAQVLNLLADLKAQFGLTYLFITHDLAVVEAVSDRIVVLYFGAVVEIGRAENIFAKPRHPYTRLLADSAPVVGKPLTAPEQKGSELPDPLNPPPGCAFAGRCPRATEICRADEPKLTEMGEDQLAACHHPLEG; translated from the coding sequence ATGCCCGCGCTGAAAGTCACCAATCTCGCCAAGACCTTCCCTTTGAAAAAGCCGATCTTCGGTTCGGCCCCGCCCGGGGTGCGTGCGGTGCGGCCCATGAGCTTTGAGGTGGCCACCGGCGAGACGCTCGGCGTGGTCGGCGAATCCGGCTGCGGAAAATCCACTTTGGCACGGATGCTCGTGGGGCTTTTGGAGCCGAGCGAAGGCTCGATAGAGATCGAGGGGCGCGCGCTGGACAATGCCGATCCGGCAGAGTTCGGAAAGCTGATCCAATATGTGTTCCAGGACCCGCAAAGCTCACTCAACCCGCGCAAGACGATACGTCAGGTGATGGAGGCCCCACTCAGGCGGCTCTACGGGATGCCAAAACCCGAGCGGGACAGGCGCATCAGCGAGATTTTCGCTAGCGTAAACCTGCGCGAAGAGTTTCTTGACCGCTACCCGCACGAGTTTTCCGGCGGGCAGGCGCAGCGGATCGGTATCGCCCGGGCGCTGGCGGCCAATCCACGGATCATCATTCTGGATGAGCCGGTCTCTGCGCTGGATGTGTCGGTGCAGGCGCAGGTGCTGAACCTGCTGGCGGACCTGAAGGCGCAATTCGGGCTGACCTATCTTTTCATCACCCATGACCTTGCCGTCGTCGAGGCCGTCAGTGATCGGATTGTCGTCTTGTATTTTGGCGCCGTGGTCGAGATCGGCCGCGCCGAGAATATCTTTGCAAAGCCCCGACACCCTTATACAAGGCTTCTCGCGGACAGCGCGCCGGTGGTTGGAAAACCGCTCACCGCGCCCGAGCAGAAAGGATCGGAGCTGCCCGATCCGCTCAATCCGCCGCCGGGCTGTGCCTTCGCGGGCCGCTGCCCCCGCGCCACGGAAATTTGCCGCGCCGATGAGCCAAAGCTGACTGAAATGGGAGAAGATCAACTTGCCGCCTGCCACCACCCGCTCGAAGGCTGA
- a CDS encoding dipeptide/oligopeptide/nickel ABC transporter permease/ATP-binding protein, whose translation MNLFLKLLFRNRLAAMGAVVLGAILLLVLLTPFLPLQDPDVTATADRFKRPFSEGHLLGTDHLGRDLLSRLLHGTRLSLAVGIAAALVAATIGSTIGIVAGYFGGRVDNIIMRIVDMLMAFPYILLALAIVAALGPGLMNALIAVAAVNVPFFARNIRGITVGLAGREFIDAARLAGMGHARIILTELLPNVLPVIVIAMSTTVGWMILETAGLSFLGLGSQPPQADLGSMLGEARSAMISHPHTSIVPGIMIFLIVMSINLLGDGVRDALDPRLRSGALSRPRATTLVERQGDIPAATDDLLAIQELETQFHVGDRIYRAVGGVSLAVKPGECLGVIGESGSGKSVTALSVMGLVASPPGVITGGAVRFQGEDLIGAPYETLRQRRGDRVAYIFQDPLSTLHPLYRIGQQLAEAIQSHHKVSNAEARARAIQLLKDVRIPNAESRVDNYPHEMSGGMRQRVGIAMALANEPDVIIADEPTTALDVTVQAQILSLLDDLRRDRGLAIIFITHDFGVVAQLCDRVAVMYAGRIVEQGPTQAVLEAPAHPYTKRLIACVPELGGGRRELAAIPGLPPVVDNLPEGCAFAPRCDKAQESCRAGDVALKGTAPRAVRCLYPEVAV comes from the coding sequence ATGAACCTCTTTCTCAAGCTTCTGTTCCGCAACCGTCTGGCCGCCATGGGGGCGGTGGTGCTCGGCGCGATCCTTCTGCTGGTTCTGCTCACGCCCTTCCTGCCGCTGCAGGACCCGGATGTGACCGCCACCGCCGATCGGTTCAAGCGCCCGTTCTCCGAGGGCCACCTGCTGGGCACCGACCATCTGGGCCGCGACCTGCTCAGCCGATTGCTCCATGGCACCCGCCTGAGCCTTGCCGTCGGGATTGCCGCGGCGCTTGTCGCGGCCACGATCGGATCGACCATCGGCATCGTCGCGGGCTATTTCGGCGGGCGCGTGGACAACATCATCATGCGCATCGTCGATATGTTGATGGCCTTTCCCTACATCCTGCTGGCGCTGGCCATTGTGGCCGCCCTTGGCCCCGGGCTGATGAACGCGCTGATTGCGGTGGCCGCCGTAAACGTGCCCTTTTTTGCCAGGAATATTCGCGGTATTACCGTGGGCCTCGCGGGGCGCGAATTCATCGACGCCGCGCGGCTGGCGGGCATGGGACACGCGCGGATCATTCTGACCGAGCTTTTGCCGAATGTCCTGCCGGTCATCGTCATCGCCATGTCGACCACGGTGGGCTGGATGATCCTGGAGACCGCCGGCCTCAGCTTCCTCGGCCTCGGATCGCAACCACCGCAGGCCGATCTTGGCTCGATGCTGGGCGAAGCCCGGTCAGCGATGATCTCGCACCCGCATACCTCGATCGTGCCGGGCATTATGATCTTCCTGATCGTCATGTCGATCAACCTGCTGGGCGACGGGGTGCGCGATGCGCTTGACCCACGGCTGCGCTCGGGTGCGCTGTCGCGGCCGCGGGCGACCACGCTTGTCGAGCGCCAGGGCGACATCCCCGCCGCAACCGACGATCTTCTGGCCATACAGGAACTTGAAACTCAGTTCCATGTGGGCGACCGCATCTATCGGGCCGTGGGCGGCGTCTCGCTGGCGGTAAAGCCCGGGGAATGCCTGGGCGTCATCGGCGAAAGCGGCTCGGGCAAATCCGTCACGGCGCTGTCGGTCATGGGCCTCGTGGCCTCGCCGCCCGGCGTGATCACCGGGGGCGCGGTGCGTTTTCAGGGCGAAGACCTGATCGGTGCACCCTATGAGACCCTGCGCCAGAGGCGCGGCGACCGGGTGGCCTATATCTTCCAGGACCCGCTCTCGACCCTGCATCCGCTGTACCGCATCGGGCAACAACTGGCCGAGGCGATTCAGTCGCATCACAAGGTTTCGAATGCCGAGGCACGCGCGCGCGCGATCCAACTCCTGAAAGACGTGCGTATTCCGAATGCCGAGTCTCGGGTAGACAACTATCCACATGAGATGTCCGGTGGCATGCGCCAACGGGTTGGCATCGCCATGGCGCTCGCCAATGAGCCCGATGTGATCATCGCGGATGAGCCAACGACAGCGCTCGATGTTACCGTGCAGGCGCAGATCCTGTCGCTGCTCGACGACCTGCGCCGCGACAGGGGATTGGCGATCATTTTCATCACTCATGACTTCGGGGTCGTGGCACAGCTGTGTGACCGGGTGGCGGTCATGTATGCCGGGCGGATTGTGGAGCAAGGGCCGACGCAGGCCGTGCTGGAAGCCCCGGCACACCCCTATACCAAACGCCTGATCGCCTGTGTGCCCGAGCTTGGCGGCGGGCGGCGCGAGCTGGCGGCCATTCCCGGCCTGCCGCCGGTGGTCGACAACCTGCCCGAGGGCTGCGCCTTTGCCCCGCGCTGCGACAAGGCGCAGGAGAGCTGCCGCGCCGGGGATGTTGCACTGAAAGGCACCGCGCCCCGCGCCGTGCGCTGCCTCTACCCGGAGGTGGCCGTCTGA
- a CDS encoding FadR/GntR family transcriptional regulator encodes MQVAEAIKDWVVEQGLQAGDRLPGEAELIERFGMAKGTIREAMRILEAQGLIKTRTGPGGGSFVHEVSQQRAKALLGNYFYFKDLTIGDIYQLRLTLEPELAASLAGKLSQSTLDLLEKTTAEYVEPAATLDEERDQHVASLRFHAILANQSQNPLLGFVIDFMVNLLTDLTVYRRLYSPPNIELWKQGRDHQQQLIAALRNGEADKARAIMTDHMKTAWKLMRQQEVEMESRFISE; translated from the coding sequence GTGCAGGTCGCCGAAGCGATCAAGGATTGGGTTGTGGAGCAGGGGTTGCAGGCCGGTGATCGGCTTCCCGGCGAGGCCGAGCTGATTGAACGCTTTGGCATGGCAAAAGGGACGATCCGCGAGGCGATGCGCATTCTCGAGGCGCAAGGGCTGATCAAGACCCGCACCGGGCCCGGCGGCGGCAGCTTCGTACACGAAGTCAGCCAACAGCGCGCCAAGGCTCTATTGGGCAACTATTTCTATTTCAAGGACCTGACCATCGGCGACATTTACCAGCTTCGCCTGACTCTGGAACCGGAACTGGCTGCCTCACTTGCTGGCAAGTTGTCCCAAAGCACTCTTGATCTGCTTGAGAAAACAACAGCCGAATACGTCGAACCCGCGGCAACGCTTGATGAGGAACGCGATCAGCATGTCGCATCTCTGCGGTTTCACGCTATCCTTGCAAATCAGTCTCAAAACCCACTTCTCGGGTTTGTTATCGACTTCATGGTGAACTTGCTGACAGATCTGACGGTTTACCGCCGCCTCTATTCTCCGCCCAACATCGAGCTTTGGAAACAGGGGCGCGACCACCAACAGCAACTGATCGCTGCCCTACGCAATGGCGAGGCCGACAAGGCCCGAGCCATCATGACGGATCACATGAAAACAGCCTGGAAGCTCATGCGGCAACAGGAAGTCGAAATGGAAAGCCGTTTCATTTCGGAGTAA